In Calothrix sp. PCC 7507, one DNA window encodes the following:
- the tumA gene encoding antitoxin TumA has product MRKQIIEYTSPLDALIALTKQLNTYEIKYQMNSEEFFAKYTQGETSDDEVFVEWAGNYQHYLALHQEIKSKLTRCRVKLSKPI; this is encoded by the coding sequence ATGCGTAAACAAATCATCGAATATACGTCTCCACTAGATGCGTTGATTGCCCTTACCAAACAGTTAAATACCTATGAAATAAAGTACCAAATGAATTCAGAAGAATTTTTTGCAAAATATACCCAAGGAGAAACTTCTGACGATGAAGTGTTTGTAGAATGGGCAGGAAACTACCAGCATTATCTAGCTCTACACCAAGAGATAAAAAGCAAACTCACCAGATGTCGCGTAAAGTTATCCAAGCCTATTTAG
- a CDS encoding DEAD/DEAH box helicase family protein yields MSQFTFLQAEFPAVYESANKAFSAVYPDPRTACFYARRALELTVNWLYQYDNSLELPYHDNLSALIHEPTFKTLVGEAVFNKTRVIIKLGNQAVHSAKPVPVNDAINAVRELFHIAYWLTHTYGRSSKPEPGLTFKPEALPKITGSASLTDRSQEVSERSRTELQKLETQLRERDEKLSTLLADKNALDEELKRLRAEIAAAKKASTTQPDTHDYSEAQTRDIFIDLLLKEAGWMLDQPRDREFEVTGMPNASGKGFVDYVLWGDDGKPLGIVEAKRTRNDPRIGQQQAKLYADCLEKQFGQRPIIFYSNGYEHWLWDNTNYPPRQVQGFYKKTELELFVQRRTTRKSLAEATIKPSIAERYYQTRGIRRITEAFETDKDRKALIVMATGAGKTRTAIALVEMLMRCNWVKRALFLADRVALVNQAINVFKKHLPDAAPVNLVTEKDTEGRVFACTYPSMMGLIDDTRDGQRRFGVGHFDLIIIDEAHRSVFQKYRTIFNYFDSLLLGPTATPKDEIDRNTYGLFDLENGVPTDAYQLEDAVSDGFLVPPKAVSVPLKFQRQGINYNELSEAEREEWDALEWDDEGNAPERVEAEAVNKWLFNQDTVDKVLAHLMTRGLKVAGGDRLGKTIIFAKNQDHANFIADRFNINYPHFKGEFARVITFQTKYAQTLIDNFSNKDKEPHIAISVDMLDTGIDVPEVVNLVLFKLVRSKTKFWQMVGRETRRCPDLFGLGQDKQFFYLFDYCQNLEFFQHNPEATDAPIGKSLGKQLFTARLELITELDNISPRLRSVSEAEPSRLQESPGSSSEPKTDAELRLQVANLLHTEVAAMNSENFVVRPKRRLVEKYASSQAWISLSDQDFTTLSQEVAGLPSQLEAEAEEIKRFDILVLKLQLAILRSQQPTLERLREQVKSLASLLEEKSAIPLVREQLPLIQDAQTDEWWQDVTLPMLEVLRKRLRGLVKLIEKQKRQPIYTNFEDLMGDEITVELPGFTSSDNFEKFRAKARAFLRSHQDHVVIFKLRTNKQLTSSDLSELETILAQSGVGAQEDIVRAKEESQGLGLFVRSLVGLDREVAKQELARFISGKKLNSNQIEFANMIVDYLTEHGVMDAALLYESPFTDITPQGPDGLFTSSQVDELVSLLESVYARAVA; encoded by the coding sequence ATGAGCCAGTTTACATTCCTCCAAGCTGAATTCCCCGCAGTTTACGAATCCGCAAATAAAGCTTTTAGTGCAGTATATCCCGACCCCCGTACCGCCTGCTTTTATGCCCGTCGTGCCTTGGAGCTAACCGTAAACTGGTTGTATCAATATGATAATTCCCTAGAACTGCCCTATCATGACAACTTGAGCGCCCTGATTCATGAACCTACCTTTAAAACTTTGGTAGGCGAGGCAGTATTTAACAAAACACGGGTCATTATCAAACTGGGTAATCAAGCAGTCCACAGCGCCAAACCCGTCCCTGTCAACGATGCGATAAATGCAGTACGGGAATTGTTTCACATTGCGTACTGGTTAACACACACCTACGGACGCAGCAGCAAACCAGAACCGGGGCTGACCTTCAAACCGGAAGCACTGCCCAAAATCACCGGTTCGGCTTCGCTCACCGACCGTAGTCAAGAGGTCAGTGAGCGAAGTCGAACTGAACTTCAGAAACTGGAAACCCAACTGCGGGAGCGCGATGAAAAACTCTCCACACTTCTCGCTGACAAAAACGCACTGGATGAAGAATTAAAGCGATTACGGGCAGAGATAGCAGCAGCCAAGAAAGCCAGCACCACCCAGCCAGATACTCACGACTATTCTGAAGCACAAACCCGCGATATCTTCATCGACCTGTTGCTGAAAGAAGCAGGGTGGATGCTCGATCAACCCCGCGATCGCGAGTTTGAAGTTACAGGGATGCCCAACGCATCGGGTAAAGGTTTTGTAGACTACGTACTCTGGGGCGACGATGGTAAACCCCTGGGGATTGTGGAAGCCAAGCGTACCCGAAACGACCCCCGCATTGGGCAGCAACAAGCTAAACTATATGCCGATTGTCTAGAAAAACAATTTGGTCAGCGTCCCATCATCTTCTACTCCAACGGTTACGAGCATTGGCTGTGGGATAATACCAATTACCCACCGCGACAGGTGCAGGGATTTTACAAAAAAACCGAGTTGGAATTGTTTGTACAGCGTCGGACTACCCGCAAGTCTTTAGCAGAAGCCACTATTAAGCCTAGTATTGCCGAACGCTATTATCAAACTCGTGGTATCCGTCGCATTACCGAAGCCTTCGAGACTGATAAAGACCGCAAAGCCTTAATAGTCATGGCGACAGGTGCAGGTAAAACTAGAACAGCGATCGCCTTAGTAGAGATGCTGATGCGTTGTAACTGGGTCAAACGCGCACTGTTTCTAGCCGACCGTGTAGCCCTGGTGAATCAGGCAATCAATGTATTTAAGAAACACCTCCCCGATGCTGCACCAGTGAACTTGGTGACAGAGAAGGATACCGAAGGACGAGTGTTTGCTTGCACCTATCCCAGCATGATGGGGCTGATTGATGATACCCGCGACGGTCAGCGTCGTTTTGGCGTAGGGCATTTTGACCTGATTATCATTGATGAAGCCCATCGCTCGGTCTTCCAGAAATACCGCACCATTTTCAACTACTTTGATTCTCTCCTGCTGGGACCGACCGCCACGCCCAAGGATGAAATAGACCGCAACACCTACGGATTGTTTGACTTAGAAAACGGCGTACCTACTGATGCTTACCAGCTAGAAGATGCCGTAAGTGATGGCTTTCTCGTACCACCCAAAGCTGTATCAGTACCCCTGAAGTTTCAACGCCAGGGGATTAATTATAATGAACTTTCTGAAGCAGAAAGGGAAGAATGGGACGCTCTGGAATGGGATGACGAAGGCAACGCACCGGAGCGCGTGGAAGCAGAAGCAGTCAACAAGTGGCTATTCAATCAAGATACTGTAGACAAGGTACTAGCGCATTTGATGACCAGGGGGTTGAAAGTTGCTGGTGGCGATCGCCTGGGGAAAACTATTATCTTTGCTAAGAATCAAGACCATGCTAATTTTATTGCTGACCGCTTCAATATCAATTACCCACATTTTAAAGGTGAGTTTGCCCGTGTTATTACGTTCCAAACCAAATACGCCCAAACCCTAATTGATAACTTTTCCAACAAGGATAAAGAACCCCATATTGCTATCTCGGTGGATATGCTCGATACTGGGATTGATGTACCAGAAGTAGTCAATCTGGTGCTGTTCAAACTTGTACGCTCAAAAACCAAGTTCTGGCAGATGGTAGGACGGGAAACCCGTCGCTGTCCCGATTTATTTGGTTTAGGACAAGATAAGCAATTTTTCTACCTGTTCGACTATTGCCAAAACCTGGAATTTTTCCAGCATAATCCAGAGGCGACTGATGCCCCAATAGGTAAATCCTTGGGCAAGCAGTTGTTTACTGCACGATTAGAGTTAATCACAGAGCTAGATAATATCTCACCTCGACTTCGCTCGGTGAGCGAAGCCGAACCGAGCAGGCTCCAAGAATCTCCAGGTTCCTCCTCTGAACCAAAGACCGATGCAGAATTGCGCCTCCAAGTGGCTAATCTACTCCACACTGAAGTTGCAGCTATGAATAGCGAAAACTTCGTAGTCCGCCCTAAGCGACGACTGGTAGAGAAATATGCTAGTTCTCAAGCATGGATATCGCTATCAGATCAAGATTTTACCACACTGAGCCAAGAAGTAGCTGGTTTGCCCTCCCAATTGGAAGCGGAAGCAGAAGAGATAAAGCGGTTTGATATCTTGGTGCTGAAGTTGCAATTAGCAATTTTGCGATCGCAGCAGCCTACTCTTGAGCGTTTGCGAGAACAGGTGAAGTCACTTGCCTCTTTGCTAGAGGAGAAATCCGCTATCCCATTAGTACGGGAGCAGTTGCCTTTGATCCAGGATGCACAAACCGATGAGTGGTGGCAGGACGTGACATTGCCCATGCTGGAGGTACTACGCAAACGCCTGCGGGGACTAGTAAAGCTGATTGAGAAACAGAAACGCCAACCCATTTATACCAACTTTGAGGATTTGATGGGGGATGAGATAACAGTAGAGTTACCTGGCTTTACATCATCGGATAACTTTGAGAAGTTCCGAGCTAAAGCAAGGGCTTTTTTGCGATCGCATCAGGATCATGTAGTTATTTTCAAACTGCGGACAAACAAGCAACTGACTTCATCCGACCTGTCTGAGCTAGAAACTATACTGGCACAAAGCGGTGTGGGTGCCCAGGAGGATATTGTTCGCGCTAAAGAAGAGTCACAGGGTTTGGGTTTGTTCGTTCGCTCCTTGGTAGGGCTAGATCGTGAGGTAGCCAAACAGGAACTGGCTAGGTTCATATCTGGCAAGAAGCTTAACTCTAATCAGATTGAGTTTGCGAATATGATTGTGGACTACCTAACCGAACATGGCGTAATGGATGCTGCGCTCCTATATGAATCCCCATTTACTGACATTACACCACAGGGGCCAGATGGATTATTTACATCGTCTCAGGTAGACGAATTGGTTTCTCTGCTTGAATCTGTTTATGCGCGGGCAGTAGCCTAG
- a CDS encoding S-layer homology domain-containing protein, whose translation MVNSTLVTTIYVNPVTGNDTNTGSRLSPFKSLTRALKTSTKSTIIQLGVGTYHPPSSEVFPLVIPAGVIVVGNEASKGAGIVILGSGTYQSPSFGEQNITLLLLGDASLRGITVTNTTAKGTGVWIESTAPTLSNNTFINCAREGIFTTGSAKPAILDNVFVQNAAGGLVMARNSKGEVLRNTFQKNALGIAISDFAAPLVANNTLSSNKTAIALSRDARPVLRQNLITKNTEGGLLVNGNAIPDLGSIQDPADNIFRDNNQFDLQNVTSQQLVSIGNQLNPTLVRGAVDFLAATADTPSRISVSTSFPDLGGHWAVAFVEALVSKGLISGFPDGKFGPEAPITRAQYAAIIAKTFQLPVKRQTSNFTDVKSDFWANSAILSAASMGFISGFPDGTFRPGQNLTKIQAIVSIVNGLNLTGGNPNVLTVYSDRAQIPSYATNAVAIATQKLLVVNYPDSEQLEPMRDITRAEVAALIYQALIASGKEKAIASPYIVSPDTDLPSFNDLKGHWAELFIRALISMGLTSGFADGSYQPDKPMTRAQYAALVSVALNPTPKRPAPEFTDVAKDFWAAKAIQIAANGGFVSGFSDGTFRPDQNVQRLQVLVSLVNGLALPAADSDRLLTYSDRNTIPEYAKKAIVTATQQKIVVSYPDPQQLSPVREATRAEVAAMVYQALVAINRTPAINSPYIVLPTIN comes from the coding sequence ATGGTGAACTCTACCCTCGTTACCACAATTTATGTCAACCCTGTGACAGGGAACGATACCAATACTGGTTCACGGTTGAGTCCCTTTAAAAGCCTCACCCGTGCCTTAAAAACATCCACAAAATCCACGATTATTCAGTTGGGAGTTGGGACTTATCATCCCCCTAGTAGTGAGGTGTTTCCTTTGGTAATCCCTGCGGGAGTTATTGTCGTGGGTAACGAAGCCAGTAAAGGTGCTGGCATTGTAATTTTAGGGAGTGGCACATATCAAAGTCCCAGCTTTGGCGAACAAAACATCACACTGTTATTGCTTGGTGATGCCAGCCTCAGAGGGATAACTGTCACAAATACAACAGCAAAAGGTACTGGTGTTTGGATTGAATCGACAGCACCGACTTTGAGTAACAATACTTTTATTAACTGTGCTAGAGAAGGTATATTTACGACAGGCTCTGCTAAACCAGCGATTTTAGATAATGTGTTTGTACAAAATGCTGCCGGTGGGTTAGTAATGGCACGTAATAGCAAAGGGGAAGTATTGCGGAATACTTTTCAAAAAAATGCTTTGGGTATCGCTATCAGCGATTTTGCTGCGCCCCTAGTCGCCAATAACACACTATCATCAAACAAAACAGCGATCGCTCTTTCACGAGACGCACGGCCTGTGCTGCGCCAAAATCTCATTACCAAAAACACCGAAGGTGGTTTATTGGTCAATGGTAATGCCATTCCTGACCTCGGTAGCATCCAAGACCCTGCTGACAACATTTTTCGTGATAATAATCAATTTGATTTACAAAATGTTACATCACAACAGCTAGTTTCCATTGGCAATCAATTGAATCCTACTCTGGTTAGGGGTGCAGTAGATTTTCTGGCGGCTACAGCAGATACTCCCAGTCGGATATCAGTTAGTACTAGTTTCCCTGACCTTGGTGGACATTGGGCGGTGGCTTTTGTGGAAGCCTTGGTGAGCAAAGGTTTGATTAGCGGTTTTCCTGATGGCAAATTTGGGCCAGAAGCCCCCATTACTCGCGCCCAGTACGCTGCTATAATTGCCAAAACTTTTCAGTTGCCAGTGAAGAGACAAACCAGTAATTTTACTGATGTTAAATCAGACTTTTGGGCGAATTCAGCCATCTTGAGTGCTGCCAGTATGGGTTTTATCAGTGGTTTTCCTGATGGGACATTTCGCCCAGGACAAAATTTAACCAAAATTCAGGCAATTGTATCTATTGTTAACGGCTTAAATTTGACTGGAGGAAATCCGAATGTGTTAACTGTATATAGCGATCGCGCCCAAATTCCTAGTTATGCTACCAATGCTGTGGCTATTGCTACCCAAAAATTGCTGGTTGTCAACTACCCCGACAGCGAACAACTAGAACCAATGCGGGATATCACTCGCGCTGAGGTAGCAGCATTGATTTATCAGGCATTAATAGCCAGTGGTAAAGAAAAAGCGATCGCCTCACCCTACATTGTTAGTCCTGATACTGATCTCCCCTCCTTCAACGACTTAAAGGGACACTGGGCAGAATTATTTATTCGGGCATTAATCAGTATGGGTTTAACTAGTGGTTTTGCTGATGGTAGCTACCAGCCAGACAAACCCATGACTCGCGCCCAGTATGCAGCTTTAGTATCAGTAGCTTTAAACCCCACTCCCAAACGCCCAGCACCTGAATTTACCGATGTCGCCAAGGATTTTTGGGCAGCTAAGGCGATCCAAATCGCGGCTAATGGCGGCTTCGTCAGCGGATTTAGTGATGGTACTTTCCGCCCAGATCAAAACGTGCAAAGACTACAGGTACTTGTCTCCTTAGTGAATGGGCTGGCTCTACCAGCAGCTGATAGCGATCGCTTACTCACCTACAGCGATCGCAATACCATTCCCGAATATGCCAAAAAAGCGATCGTCACGGCTACACAACAAAAAATTGTTGTCAGTTATCCAGATCCCCAGCAACTTTCACCAGTTCGAGAGGCGACACGAGCCGAAGTAGCAGCAATGGTTTATCAAGCCTTAGTTGCTATCAACCGCACACCCGCGATTAATTCACCCTATATTGTTTTGCCGACAATCAATTGA
- a CDS encoding GNAT family N-acetyltransferase, translating to MTYRVVTQLTENQISELVDLYKNEFWSQKRQYQDVVKMLAASDITIGLVDESEQLIGFTRVLTDFVYRATIYDVIIKPTHRKIGLGAKLLDVVINHPQLSAVEQLALYCLPEMIPFYERWDFTTKVGELQLMYRGKKLSGEV from the coding sequence ATGACTTACCGAGTTGTTACCCAACTTACTGAAAATCAAATTTCAGAATTAGTGGATTTATACAAAAACGAATTTTGGAGCCAAAAACGACAATATCAGGATGTTGTGAAGATGCTTGCTGCATCAGATATAACTATTGGTTTGGTTGATGAGAGTGAACAATTGATCGGTTTTACTCGTGTCCTCACAGACTTTGTGTATAGGGCCACCATTTATGATGTCATTATCAAGCCTACCCACAGAAAAATAGGGCTTGGTGCTAAATTATTGGACGTAGTGATCAATCATCCTCAGTTAAGTGCAGTTGAACAACTTGCTCTTTATTGTTTGCCAGAGATGATCCCGTTCTATGAACGCTGGGACTTTACAACTAAAGTGGGCGAACTTCAGTTGATGTATCGTGGTAAAAAATTATCTGGGGAAGTTTAA